A single genomic interval of Gouania willdenowi chromosome 22, fGouWil2.1, whole genome shotgun sequence harbors:
- the zdhhc22 gene encoding palmitoyltransferase ZDHHC22, with protein MFTRMLKLRLLNAVAPAYFFMATASTFALHFAFFIPTIFPNPEASLSSSAALHTVVFLFLMFNALGNYIMTIKYPAESANETAVPVCSPHCSDKVDAHYLLNGRHFCKLCKKVILKRDHHCFFTGNCIGNKNMRYFIMFCIYTSCTCLYSLVLGVAFLTVEYSISFENPLTFLTLLPLSTGYFFMGTISGLQLFLVLMLYVWLGIGLVCAGFCCQQVLLVARGQTWCQLQRGQLVESSNPWIANLKDVFGSRWILGLILPVQTVEMGSMDLDAHKQD; from the exons ATGTTCACCAGGATGTTAAAGCTCAGGCTTCTCAATGCTGTAGCACCTGCCTACTTTTTCATGGCTACAGCCTCCACTTTTGCTTTGCACTTTGCCTTTTTCATCCCAACGATTTTCCCAAACCCAGAGGCGTCACTGAGCAGCTCTGCAGCTCTTCacacagttgtttttttattcctgaTGTTCAATGCGTTGGGGAATTACATAATGACGATCAAATATCCTGCCGAGAGCGCCAACGAGACCGCCGTCCCTGTGTGTTCCCCCCACTGCTCGGATAAAGTGGACGCACACTACCTCCTCAATGGACGCCACTTCTGCAAACTGTGCAAGAAAGTCATCCTCAAAAGGGACCACCACTGTTTTTTCACCGGAAACTGTATCGGCAACAAGAACATGCGTTACTTCATCATGTTCTGCATCTACACATCATGCACATGTTTGTACTCGTTGGTTCTGGGCGTGGCCTTTCTCACGGTGGAGTACTCCATCTCCTTTGAAAACCCACTGACCTTCCTCACCCTCCTTCCTCTCTCCACTGGCTACTTCTTCATGG GAACCATCTCAGGCTTGCAGCTCTTCTTGGTGCTGATGCTCTACGTGTGGCTGGGCATTGGTCTGGTCTGTGCTGGTTTCTGTTGCCAGCAGGTGCTGCTGGTGGCTCGGGGGCAGACGTGGTGTCAGCTCCAGAGGGGGCAGCTTGTGGAGAGTAGCAACCCCTGGATAGCCAACCTAAAAGATGTTTTTGGTAGTCGTTGGATCCTGGGGCTGATCCTGCCAGTGCAGACCGTGGAGATGGGGTCTATGGACTTGGATGCACACAAACAAGACTGA